Genomic DNA from Candidatus Sulfurimonas marisnigri:
TTACATATGCAAGTGCCCCCTTAGGATCAGCATCACCTATCTCTTCTTCTATTATTCGAAGTAACTCAGCCTCATTAGTTATTGCCCACATCTTTTCATATGTATATTGTGTCTCTATTTTCATATTAGTATCATATCTAAAAAATAAATTCATTACTACATCTATCGGCAATATCTTCATTTTCTACACAGTGTAAACTTAACTAATTTTAAATATACAATCTTTAAATATAAAACACATAATATTTGGGTATAATTCGCCAAATAGTTTAGGGGAAGGTGCATTGCCAAATGAGGCAATCTTGTATCAGCTCCTATTTAAAGGATAACGATGCAAGAAAATGCACAAACAGTAGAACAAACTAATGAAGAGCCAACAATCACATTTGATGATTTAGGTTTAAACAAAGATATACTTAGAGCAGTTAAAGACGCAGGTTTTACAGTTCCAAGCCCTATTCAAGCATCAGCAATACCATTCGTATTAGCTGGTCGTGACATAGTTGGTCAAGCACACACTGGTACTGGTAAAACAGCAGCTTTTGGTCTTCCGGCACTAAACAATATTGATCCTAAAAATGGTGTTGGTATACTAATTATCACTCCAACTCGTGAACTTGCTACTCAAGTTAGTGATGAGATGTTTAAGTATGGTAGAAATATAGGCGCTAGAACAGTAACTGTTTATGGCGGTAGCTCTTATAATAGACAAATTGACCTTATTGAAAGAGGTGCAGCAGTTGTTGTTGCAACTCCAGGTCGTCTTTTAGACATACTTAAAAAGAATTTACTTAAAGATTTCGCTCCTAGTATCGTTGTACTTGACGAAGCGGATGAGATGCTTGATATGGGATTTTTAGATGATATTAATGAAATATTCTCTTACCTTCCAACAAATCGTCAAACACTTCTTTTCTCTGCAACTATGCCTAAGCCTATTAGGCTTCTAGCTGAGAGAATATTAGACAATCCAGAGTTCATCTCTATTACTAAAGGTGAAACTACAAACACAGATATTGAGCAAGAATACTATGTAATCGAAGAGTCTGAAAGAGATGATGCTATCATCCGTCTAATGGATGCTGAAGAGACTAAAAAATGTGTAGTGTTTTGTAGAACAAAAAGCGAAGTAGATCGTCTTTCAAATGTTCTTTCAAATGCTGGATACTTAGCTAATGGTCTTCATGGAGATATGGAGCAACGCCAACGTGAGACTGTAATCAAAGGTTTCAAACAAAATTCAGTAAAAGTACTTGTTGCTACTGATGTAGCCGCTCGTGGTATACATGTAGATAATATCTCTCATGTTTTCAACTACCATATTCCTTTTGACCCTGAGTCTTATGTTCACCGTATTGGTAGAACTGGTCGTGCGGGAACTAAAGGTAAAGCTATTACACTTTTAACTCCTCTAGAGTTTAAAGAACTACAAAGAATAAAAGCAAAAGTTGGAACTACAATGACTCATGCATTTGTTCCAAGTAAAAATGATTTAAGAGCTTTAAACTTAAAATCAATAGTAAAAACAATTGAAGACCAACACATCTATGATGAAGCTCATCAAATTCTTGACATGTTAAAAGAAGATATAGACGAAGCTACTATTATGTTTAAACTAGTTTCAATGATTCTTGATAGACAGGCAGTTAAAGGTCCAAATACTATCGGTATCCCTGCTGATAAGTTAGCTGCTATTTTAGAGCGTGCTGCTAATAGAAATGATAGCAGAGGTGGCCGTGGTGGTTACAAAGGAAATAGAAATCGTTCAGGTGGCGGTGGAGATAGAAATCGTAGCGGTAGCGGTGACAGAAATCGTTCAGGTGGCGGCGGTGGATACCGTGGTGGAAACTCTAGTGGTGGAAGTTCTGCTGGCGGCGGAGACAGAAGTCGTTCTGGTGGCGGTGATAGAAACCGTAACAGAACTAGAGACTAAATTGTATGCACATGTAGAACTCTTTGTTTTACATGTACAAATATAAAAAAGCCTAAAAGCTATAATTCATCCAAAAAACAACTCTGTTAATCAAGCTACTATTTTTTTCATTCCTATTCTCAAGTTCTAATAAACTATTAGAGATATTAACCTTAAACACAAAGTTGCCAAAACTTATTGGCTTTATATCAATAAAATCATTAGAAAAAACATCTAAAACAAACTCATCCTGTTTAAGAGTTTCAGATGAAGCTCCTAAGGGACTAAACATAAAAAATGTCATAATGACAAATATTACAGTTTTCATGACCTTCCTCCATACAAATAAGTATAATGTCAGAACATAAAAGTATATATAGCACACACCATGCTAATAACGCTTACACTTATAAAGAAATTTTGA
This window encodes:
- a CDS encoding DEAD/DEAH box helicase codes for the protein MQENAQTVEQTNEEPTITFDDLGLNKDILRAVKDAGFTVPSPIQASAIPFVLAGRDIVGQAHTGTGKTAAFGLPALNNIDPKNGVGILIITPTRELATQVSDEMFKYGRNIGARTVTVYGGSSYNRQIDLIERGAAVVVATPGRLLDILKKNLLKDFAPSIVVLDEADEMLDMGFLDDINEIFSYLPTNRQTLLFSATMPKPIRLLAERILDNPEFISITKGETTNTDIEQEYYVIEESERDDAIIRLMDAEETKKCVVFCRTKSEVDRLSNVLSNAGYLANGLHGDMEQRQRETVIKGFKQNSVKVLVATDVAARGIHVDNISHVFNYHIPFDPESYVHRIGRTGRAGTKGKAITLLTPLEFKELQRIKAKVGTTMTHAFVPSKNDLRALNLKSIVKTIEDQHIYDEAHQILDMLKEDIDEATIMFKLVSMILDRQAVKGPNTIGIPADKLAAILERAANRNDSRGGRGGYKGNRNRSGGGGDRNRSGSGDRNRSGGGGGYRGGNSSGGSSAGGGDRSRSGGGDRNRNRTRD